From a single Crateriforma spongiae genomic region:
- a CDS encoding endo-1,4-beta-xylanase: MKYQAPRLTLSRAIHSSGKLHLVCPVGDLGPRTLSTCSLRESQEPYSLFVELARGCCYRAQNQADIWRRAGLTLDKQFDQLVRQGVQRFLDSVRDRDRKGSPPEAALEAIEFFERAIDRLGDSYTTQSIAFRKRQEPRIGTMVAASVLPPGPTSETSRDAFKQTFNAAMVRLNWGDIENDHGRYDFDAARQSIDWCIENGLRVVGGPLIDFRTRLMPHWLYVLEDNFETLLTAIIQFAEQTVKELKGKVHLWNCASGLNTQGPIRLDDEQAMRIAVGILQTVRRLDPGTPAIMSFDQPFGEYLSRERNGISPLHFADALARSGLGMAGLGLDLRYHYRDDHTDPRSVVDFSLMIDRWSTLGLPLMVHMGVPGGSGIDPNATAPSDTNLPAASGTDGGTQQSEIAVPLLKALLAKHCVHAIVWDGWSDAEPHVNSHSGLLDVGGKPRPLLSFLQQLRQDYLC, from the coding sequence GTGAAGTATCAAGCGCCGCGTCTGACGCTCAGCCGTGCGATCCATTCCTCCGGCAAATTGCATCTGGTCTGTCCGGTCGGCGATTTAGGGCCCCGCACGCTTAGCACCTGTAGCTTACGCGAGTCACAGGAACCGTATTCACTGTTCGTCGAATTGGCCCGCGGTTGTTGTTACCGTGCTCAAAACCAAGCGGACATCTGGCGACGCGCGGGCCTGACCCTGGACAAACAGTTCGACCAACTGGTCCGCCAAGGCGTTCAGCGTTTCCTGGATTCGGTGCGTGACCGTGACCGCAAGGGCTCCCCGCCCGAAGCCGCTTTGGAAGCGATCGAGTTTTTCGAGCGAGCTATCGACCGTCTGGGCGACAGCTACACCACGCAATCGATCGCGTTTCGCAAACGCCAGGAACCGCGGATCGGAACGATGGTCGCCGCATCGGTCCTGCCCCCCGGTCCTACATCGGAAACGTCACGTGATGCGTTCAAGCAGACGTTCAATGCCGCGATGGTGCGGTTGAATTGGGGCGACATCGAAAACGACCACGGCCGCTACGATTTTGATGCGGCCAGGCAAAGTATCGACTGGTGCATTGAAAACGGCTTGCGAGTGGTCGGTGGTCCCCTGATCGACTTTCGAACCCGCTTGATGCCGCACTGGCTGTACGTGCTGGAAGACAACTTTGAAACCTTGCTGACCGCGATCATCCAGTTCGCCGAGCAGACGGTGAAGGAACTCAAGGGCAAGGTTCATCTTTGGAATTGTGCCAGTGGGCTGAACACCCAAGGCCCGATCCGTTTGGACGACGAACAGGCGATGCGGATCGCCGTCGGCATTCTGCAGACGGTCCGTCGCTTGGATCCCGGCACACCGGCGATCATGAGTTTCGACCAGCCGTTTGGAGAGTATCTTTCACGCGAACGCAACGGAATTTCACCGCTGCACTTTGCGGATGCTTTGGCCCGCAGCGGTTTGGGAATGGCCGGACTGGGATTGGATCTGCGGTACCACTATCGCGACGACCACACCGACCCACGTTCGGTTGTCGATTTCAGCCTAATGATTGACCGGTGGTCGACCCTCGGGTTGCCGTTGATGGTGCACATGGGCGTACCGGGCGGCAGCGGAATCGACCCCAACGCGACGGCCCCAAGTGATACAAACCTTCCCGCCGCGTCGGGGACCGATGGCGGCACCCAGCAATCCGAGATCGCAGTTCCATTGTTGAAGGCACTGCTGGCTAAACACTGCGTGCACGCAATCGTCTGGGACGGCTGGTCCGATGCCGAACCACACGTCAACAGCCACAGTGGATTGCTGGACGTCGGTGGAAAACCGAGGCCCCTGCTCAGTTTCCTGCAGCAACTACGCCAGGACTATCTCTGCTAG
- a CDS encoding phosphoribosylaminoimidazolesuccinocarboxamide synthase has translation MNPESENPSAQIPANSSDLYQFDGNGALLSTALPLPRRSGKVRDVYDLGSHLLIVSTDRISAFDYILPNGIPGKGELLTRMSGFWFDSLDVPHHLISLDVPEDLANQFDVTPLAGRIMLTAKADVVPFECVVRGYLEGSGWREYQAGGSVCSVELPAGLRQCDRLPQPIFTPATKADEGHDENVSFDVMAAALGAERASHLRGLSLQVFSRASQIAEDKGIIVADTKFEFGVVDGDRVILIDEVLTPDSSRFWSADVYQPGHSQPSFDKQFVREYLSQCGWDKNSPPPVLPAEIVEKTAEKYAEAYRRLAS, from the coding sequence ATGAATCCCGAATCCGAAAACCCGTCCGCCCAGATTCCCGCAAACTCTTCGGATCTTTATCAGTTCGACGGCAATGGGGCACTTCTGTCAACGGCTTTGCCGCTCCCCCGCCGCAGCGGTAAGGTTCGCGATGTTTACGATCTGGGCAGCCATCTGTTGATCGTCAGTACCGATCGAATCAGCGCGTTTGACTACATTCTGCCCAATGGCATTCCAGGCAAAGGCGAATTGCTGACCCGGATGAGCGGGTTTTGGTTCGATTCATTGGACGTCCCCCACCACCTGATCTCACTGGATGTTCCGGAAGACCTGGCGAACCAGTTTGATGTGACGCCGCTGGCCGGCCGAATCATGTTGACCGCCAAAGCCGACGTGGTGCCCTTTGAATGCGTCGTTCGTGGGTACCTGGAGGGCAGCGGGTGGCGTGAATATCAGGCCGGCGGTTCGGTCTGTAGCGTCGAATTGCCGGCGGGCCTTCGGCAATGTGATCGGTTGCCCCAGCCGATTTTTACTCCGGCGACCAAAGCCGACGAAGGTCACGACGAAAACGTGTCGTTCGACGTCATGGCGGCGGCACTGGGGGCCGAGCGTGCGAGCCATCTTCGCGGCCTCAGTCTGCAGGTCTTCAGCCGCGCCAGCCAGATCGCGGAAGACAAAGGCATCATCGTCGCGGACACCAAGTTCGAATTCGGTGTCGTCGATGGCGATCGGGTCATCTTGATCGACGAAGTGTTGACGCCCGACAGTTCGCGGTTCTGGTCGGCCGATGTTTATCAGCCCGGTCATTCGCAACCGTCGTTTGATAAGCAATTCGTTCGTGAATACTTGTCGCAATGCGGTTGGGACAAAAACAGTCCGCCGCCGGTGCTGCCC